In Streptomyces sp. NBC_00483, a single window of DNA contains:
- a CDS encoding MarR family winged helix-turn-helix transcriptional regulator — MTAMTPAPTRTRPDLSYLLDHTSHVLRTQMAAALAEIGLTARMHCVLVHALEEERTQNQLAEIGDMDKTTMVVTVDALEKAGLAERRPSSADRRARIIAVTEEGARVAARSQEIVDGVHEEALAAFPTKDRETFLRLMNHLVDGHLNTPSPSPSPARRPRQRG, encoded by the coding sequence ATGACCGCCATGACGCCCGCGCCCACCCGGACCAGGCCGGACCTCTCGTACCTCCTGGACCACACCAGCCATGTGCTGCGCACGCAGATGGCGGCGGCGCTCGCGGAGATCGGCCTCACGGCCCGTATGCACTGCGTGCTCGTCCACGCCCTCGAAGAGGAGCGCACACAGAATCAGCTCGCCGAGATCGGCGACATGGACAAGACGACGATGGTCGTGACCGTCGACGCCCTGGAGAAGGCGGGCCTCGCGGAGCGCCGACCGTCGAGCGCGGACCGGCGGGCGCGGATCATCGCGGTGACCGAGGAGGGCGCGCGGGTCGCCGCACGCAGCCAGGAGATCGTGGACGGGGTGCACGAAGAAGCACTGGCGGCGTTTCCGACGAAGGACCGGGAGACGTTCCTGCGCCTGATGAACCACCTGGTGGACGGCCACCTGAACACCCCGTCCCCGAGCCCGTCCCCGGCGCGGCGGCCGCGGCAGCGCGGTTAG
- a CDS encoding MFS transporter, which produces MSASPAPPVPLQSSSRWVALGVIATGTLMIILDGSIVTVALPAIQDDLNFTPTALSWVVNAYLIAFGSLLLLAGRLGDLIGRKRMFLAGTAVFTAASLLAGLATGPGILLAARFLQGVGSAMAAAVGLGILVTLFTEPRERARAIGVFSFTGAAGASIGQVLGGVLTDALDWHWIFYINLPIGAAVLALAVPALPADRGLGLRAGADAWGALLITSGLMLGIYGVVNIEAYGLSSWRAAGLIGTGIVLVAAFVVRQARARTPLMPLRILRSRTVVGANVTQILTLAAMFAFQVLAALYMQEVLGYGALATGLAMLPAAVMIGAVSLGASARLSARFGPRRVLLAGLVLLAGALGYLARVPVQGEYVPDLLPVMLLISGGGLVLPALAGLGMSAAREEDAGLASGLFNTTQQIGMALGVAVLSTLSASRANALMDGGSSQAAALTGGYRLAFAVGAGLIGAAFVVALVVLRRPAQPAERETPRAPGRAAPSLPSRS; this is translated from the coding sequence ATGTCCGCATCGCCAGCCCCACCTGTCCCGCTGCAGAGCTCGTCCCGCTGGGTCGCCCTCGGCGTCATCGCCACGGGAACCCTGATGATCATCCTCGACGGCTCCATCGTCACCGTGGCACTACCGGCCATCCAGGACGACCTCAACTTCACGCCCACAGCACTGAGTTGGGTGGTCAACGCCTACCTCATCGCCTTCGGGAGCCTGCTCCTGCTCGCCGGACGGCTCGGCGATCTCATCGGCCGCAAGCGGATGTTCCTCGCGGGCACCGCCGTCTTCACCGCGGCCTCACTGCTCGCCGGGCTCGCCACGGGCCCCGGCATCCTGCTTGCCGCCCGCTTCCTGCAGGGCGTCGGCAGCGCGATGGCCGCCGCCGTCGGCCTCGGCATTCTTGTCACGCTCTTCACCGAACCCCGTGAACGGGCCCGCGCCATCGGCGTGTTCAGCTTCACCGGCGCCGCCGGAGCCTCGATCGGGCAGGTGCTGGGGGGCGTTCTCACCGACGCCCTCGACTGGCACTGGATCTTCTACATCAACCTGCCCATCGGTGCCGCCGTGCTCGCCCTCGCGGTGCCCGCGCTCCCCGCCGACCGCGGCCTCGGATTGCGCGCGGGGGCCGATGCCTGGGGTGCGCTGCTGATCACGTCCGGGCTGATGCTCGGCATCTACGGCGTCGTCAACATCGAGGCGTACGGGCTGAGTTCATGGCGCGCCGCCGGACTGATCGGGACCGGGATCGTCCTCGTCGCCGCGTTCGTCGTGCGCCAGGCCCGGGCCCGTACGCCGCTCATGCCGCTGCGCATCCTGCGCTCGCGCACCGTCGTCGGCGCCAACGTCACCCAGATCCTCACGCTCGCCGCGATGTTCGCCTTCCAGGTGCTCGCCGCCCTCTATATGCAGGAGGTGCTCGGGTACGGGGCCCTGGCGACCGGCCTCGCGATGCTGCCGGCCGCCGTCATGATCGGCGCGGTCTCGCTGGGCGCCTCGGCCCGGCTCTCCGCGCGCTTCGGACCGCGGCGGGTGCTGCTCGCCGGGCTCGTGCTCCTGGCCGGGGCGCTCGGATATCTCGCCCGGGTGCCCGTGCAGGGGGAGTACGTTCCCGATCTGCTGCCCGTGATGCTGCTCATCTCCGGCGGCGGGCTCGTGCTCCCGGCACTCGCGGGGCTCGGCATGTCGGCGGCGCGCGAAGAGGACGCCGGGCTGGCCTCTGGCCTGTTCAACACGACGCAGCAGATCGGCATGGCGCTCGGCGTGGCGGTCCTGTCGACGCTGTCCGCGTCCCGCGCGAACGCCCTTATGGACGGCGGCAGTTCACAGGCCGCCGCGCTCACCGGCGGGTACCGGCTCGCGTTCGCCGTCGGGGCCGGTCTGATCGGAGCGGCATTCGTGGTCGCGCTGGTGGTGCTCCGCCGACCCGCACAGCCCGCGGAACGGGAGACCCCGCGGGCGCCGGGCCGCGCTGCTCCCTCGCTGCCATCACGCTCATGA